One window of the Rubinisphaera margarita genome contains the following:
- the ppdK gene encoding pyruvate, phosphate dikinase — protein MSSGTKYVYFFGGGKSDGDSSMRNLLGGKGANLAEMSNIGLPVPAGFTITTELCTYYYDNDRTYPPELKQQVQDALKQVEQTMGAEFGSQENPLLLSCRSGARESMPGMMDTVLNIGLNDDTVEVLAKKSGNPAFAWDSYRRFIQMYGDVVMEVRPEGKEEDGYELILDEAREKAGAEYDSQLNVDQLKDVVAKFKKMIRDKAGKDFPTDPMEQVWGAVGAVFRSWMNDRAIVYRRQYGIPHEWGTAVNVQAMVFGNLGDDCATGVGLTRDCSMGSPGFNGDYLINAQGEDVVAGIRTPKRIERTLKDDMPDAFEQLTNIGQTLEQHYKDVQDIEFTVQKGKVWMLQTRNAKRTGFAAVRIAVDLVNEGLIDKKQALTKKRIPADDLNQLLQPIFDPAAKKKAIEDGTYLATGINAGPGAATGVICFHAEDAEALYAKDPNIQLILVRRETSPEDLRGMRIAKGILTAFGGASSHAALVSRQMGKTCIVGCSELEIDYHEGSLTVGDKVLKTGDWISIDGFTGEVFAGKVETKPSEIIEVLIHKTKKPEEAEMYQRYAQLMEWVDETRKLRVRANAEPDDAAKAIAFGAEGVGLCRTEHMFFSHLDEIREMILAEEVETRQKAINKLLPFQREDFEILFKEMAGRPVTIRLLDPPLHEFLSEHHLHEQPDLAHKLADMVGAGKEFIYRRVEELKESNPMLGHRGCRLGIVYPEITAMQARAIIEAACNVKKAGVEVHPEIMIPLVGFKTELDNQEKVVRQVAEEVLKEQGQQIEYTVGTMIEIPRAAIRADEIAKTAEFFSFGTNDLTQTTLGMSRDDYGGFIGYYQENDIVPNDPFQTIDQNGVGDLMKLGVERGRSTRSDLKIGICGEHGGDPASVIFCHKLGLNYVSCSPFRIPIARLAAAQAALED, from the coding sequence ATGTCCTCTGGTACAAAGTATGTGTACTTTTTCGGTGGTGGGAAGTCGGACGGAGATTCGTCCATGCGGAATCTGCTGGGTGGCAAAGGGGCCAACCTGGCTGAAATGAGCAACATCGGTCTTCCCGTGCCAGCCGGCTTCACGATCACGACCGAACTCTGTACTTATTATTACGACAACGATCGCACCTATCCGCCGGAACTGAAGCAGCAGGTCCAGGACGCCCTGAAGCAGGTCGAGCAGACGATGGGAGCCGAGTTCGGATCCCAGGAAAATCCGCTGCTCCTCTCCTGCCGTTCCGGTGCTCGCGAATCGATGCCTGGGATGATGGACACCGTCCTTAACATTGGTCTGAACGACGATACCGTCGAAGTTCTGGCCAAGAAGTCCGGCAATCCGGCCTTCGCCTGGGACAGCTACCGCCGCTTCATTCAGATGTACGGCGACGTGGTGATGGAAGTTCGTCCGGAAGGTAAAGAAGAAGACGGCTACGAGCTGATCCTCGACGAAGCCCGCGAAAAGGCCGGCGCCGAGTACGATTCTCAGCTCAACGTCGATCAGCTGAAGGATGTTGTCGCCAAGTTCAAGAAGATGATCCGCGACAAGGCTGGCAAGGACTTCCCGACCGATCCGATGGAACAGGTCTGGGGAGCCGTCGGAGCCGTGTTCCGCAGCTGGATGAACGACCGCGCCATCGTTTACCGTCGCCAGTACGGCATCCCTCATGAGTGGGGCACAGCCGTTAACGTTCAGGCGATGGTCTTCGGTAACCTCGGCGACGATTGTGCCACCGGTGTCGGCCTGACCCGTGACTGCTCGATGGGATCGCCCGGCTTCAACGGCGACTATCTCATCAACGCTCAGGGTGAAGACGTTGTGGCGGGTATCCGCACTCCGAAGCGAATCGAACGAACGCTGAAGGACGATATGCCGGATGCCTTCGAGCAGCTGACCAACATCGGTCAGACGCTCGAACAGCACTACAAAGACGTGCAGGACATCGAGTTCACCGTTCAGAAGGGCAAAGTCTGGATGCTCCAGACTCGTAACGCCAAACGAACCGGTTTCGCTGCCGTCCGCATCGCCGTCGACCTGGTCAACGAAGGTCTCATCGACAAGAAGCAGGCTCTGACCAAGAAGCGTATTCCGGCTGACGACCTGAACCAGCTGCTGCAGCCGATCTTCGATCCAGCCGCCAAGAAGAAGGCCATCGAAGATGGAACCTATCTGGCAACCGGAATTAATGCCGGGCCCGGTGCAGCGACGGGTGTGATCTGCTTCCACGCCGAAGACGCCGAAGCTCTGTATGCCAAGGATCCCAACATTCAGCTGATCCTCGTTCGTCGCGAAACGAGCCCGGAAGACCTCCGCGGGATGCGAATCGCCAAGGGAATTCTGACCGCTTTCGGTGGAGCTTCGTCTCACGCCGCTCTGGTCAGCCGTCAGATGGGTAAAACCTGTATCGTCGGTTGCTCGGAACTCGAAATCGACTACCACGAAGGCAGCCTGACCGTCGGCGACAAGGTTCTGAAAACCGGCGACTGGATCAGCATCGATGGCTTCACGGGCGAAGTTTTCGCAGGCAAGGTCGAAACTAAGCCATCCGAAATCATCGAAGTGCTTATCCACAAGACCAAGAAGCCGGAAGAAGCCGAGATGTACCAGCGGTACGCTCAGCTGATGGAATGGGTTGATGAAACCCGCAAGCTTCGCGTGCGAGCCAACGCCGAACCGGACGATGCGGCGAAGGCGATCGCATTCGGTGCCGAAGGGGTCGGCCTCTGCCGTACCGAGCACATGTTCTTCAGCCACCTCGACGAAATCCGCGAGATGATTCTGGCCGAAGAAGTGGAAACTCGTCAGAAGGCGATCAACAAGCTGTTGCCGTTCCAGCGGGAAGACTTCGAGATCCTGTTCAAGGAAATGGCCGGCCGTCCCGTCACGATCCGCCTGTTGGATCCGCCGTTGCACGAGTTCCTGTCGGAACACCACCTGCACGAACAGCCGGACCTGGCTCACAAGCTGGCCGACATGGTCGGAGCGGGCAAGGAGTTCATCTACCGTCGCGTCGAAGAGCTGAAGGAATCGAATCCGATGCTCGGACACCGCGGTTGCCGTCTGGGCATCGTGTACCCGGAAATCACCGCGATGCAGGCTCGGGCCATCATCGAAGCCGCCTGCAACGTCAAGAAGGCCGGCGTCGAAGTTCACCCGGAAATCATGATTCCGCTGGTCGGCTTCAAGACCGAACTCGACAACCAGGAAAAGGTCGTCCGGCAGGTCGCTGAAGAAGTCCTGAAAGAACAGGGACAACAGATCGAGTACACCGTCGGTACGATGATCGAAATCCCCCGTGCCGCCATCCGAGCCGATGAGATCGCCAAGACCGCTGAGTTCTTCAGCTTCGGTACCAACGACCTCACGCAGACGACTCTCGGTATGAGCCGCGATGACTACGGTGGATTCATCGGCTACTATCAGGAGAACGACATCGTCCCGAACGATCCGTTCCAGACGATCGATCAGAACGGTGTGGGCGACCTGATGAAGCTTGGCGTCGAACGCGGACGCAGCACCCGCTCGGACCTGAAGATCGGCATCTGCGGCGAGCACGGCGGTGATCCGGCCTCCGTGATCTTCTGTCATAAGCTGGGACTGAACTACGTCAGCTGTTCGCCGTTCCGAATTCCCATCGCCCGCCTGGCTGCCGCTCAGGCTGCTCTGGAAGACTAA
- a CDS encoding sialate O-acetylesterase has product MPNWFRIPLVSCFALLFAVSPAVAADKPTHLFILSGQSNMAGMKPDLGFVPELSEEFKEGETAYIKIAEGGKPIRFWLPDDWNMLAERYNLETKLTGAASEKNYYSRILDEYEKYTEKNGWPKRVTFCWMQGERDARERLSSAYADALKLLIANLRRDLKQPEMTFVIGRLSDFRPEPQRAHWEIVRQAQVQVAEDDPLGAWVDCDDLNNKKKGEITVNDLHYTQEGYELLGRRYVRQAKALVEGRKPADNGRPE; this is encoded by the coding sequence ATGCCCAACTGGTTCCGCATTCCGCTCGTTTCCTGCTTCGCACTGTTGTTCGCCGTTTCTCCCGCCGTCGCCGCCGATAAGCCGACGCATCTGTTCATCCTGTCGGGGCAATCCAATATGGCGGGAATGAAACCGGACCTGGGCTTCGTCCCGGAACTGTCCGAAGAATTCAAAGAGGGCGAGACTGCCTACATCAAGATTGCCGAAGGCGGAAAGCCGATTCGCTTCTGGTTACCTGACGACTGGAACATGCTGGCGGAACGCTACAACCTCGAAACAAAGCTCACCGGAGCAGCCTCGGAGAAGAATTACTATTCACGGATTCTCGATGAGTACGAAAAGTACACTGAGAAGAATGGCTGGCCGAAACGCGTGACGTTTTGCTGGATGCAGGGAGAACGGGATGCCCGGGAACGGTTGAGTTCCGCCTATGCCGATGCTCTCAAGTTGTTGATCGCCAATCTGCGGCGTGATCTGAAGCAACCGGAGATGACGTTTGTCATCGGACGACTGAGCGACTTCCGACCGGAGCCGCAACGGGCTCACTGGGAGATCGTGCGACAGGCCCAGGTTCAGGTGGCTGAGGACGATCCTCTCGGCGCCTGGGTTGATTGCGATGATCTCAATAATAAGAAGAAAGGCGAAATCACAGTCAACGATCTGCATTACACGCAGGAAGGTTATGAACTCCTCGGGCGTCGATATGTGCGTCAGGCGAAAGCTCTCGTCGAGGGCAGGAAACCAGCAGACAACGGACGTCCTGAATAG
- a CDS encoding Nramp family divalent metal transporter: MKSAAELPPVDIRPEQEVRDAPTAVWPTLKQLGPGLIIAGSIVGSGELIATTKTGAQAGISLLWLILLGCVIKVFVQIELGRHTIIHGQTALQALNQVPGRFLSLNWIVWFWLAMMVSGIVQLGGIVGGVGQAAAIAMPITGDYRDAIAVPSSKELKWLLTWEERRQNEPERFEALGPAQQQRVIEGRKRLRQKLDAIGDRGTTAVQAVRDGKPLPDPYTWDDKYWALAATLITVALLYRGRYGLIQNITTVLVVMFTFVTIGNCLALQSTAEWSLSWSEISQGLSFGLPPTTEGMRPLATALATFGIIGVGAAELVSYPYWCLEKGYALRTGPHDGSEAWYRRAKGWLRVMHIDVFLSMIVYTLATVAFYMVGVTVLYRYGLDPEGMRMTSTLAEAYVPIFGDYARWLFLIGAIAVLYSTFLVANASHTRTYTDLFKLVGWIPRGDREKHWRSISTLGCILPVLCLTIFCMNVKPDLAVLAAGIMQALLLPMLGIGALFFRYWQTEERLKPSLLFDICLLASCIGFLITGGWGVYENVLPLFSNAF; the protein is encoded by the coding sequence ATGAAATCAGCAGCCGAACTTCCCCCTGTCGATATCCGCCCGGAGCAGGAAGTCCGCGATGCCCCCACGGCCGTCTGGCCCACGCTGAAGCAACTCGGCCCTGGCCTCATTATCGCGGGAAGTATTGTCGGATCCGGCGAGTTGATTGCGACGACCAAAACCGGAGCTCAGGCGGGCATCTCGCTGCTCTGGCTGATTCTGCTCGGCTGCGTGATCAAAGTCTTCGTTCAGATCGAACTGGGACGGCATACCATCATCCACGGGCAGACCGCCCTCCAGGCGCTCAATCAGGTCCCGGGCCGGTTTCTGTCGCTCAACTGGATCGTCTGGTTCTGGCTGGCGATGATGGTCTCCGGCATCGTTCAACTCGGCGGCATTGTCGGGGGCGTGGGACAGGCCGCAGCGATCGCGATGCCGATTACGGGCGATTATCGCGATGCAATCGCCGTCCCTTCGTCAAAAGAACTGAAGTGGCTGCTGACGTGGGAAGAGCGGCGTCAGAATGAGCCCGAACGATTTGAAGCCCTGGGACCGGCACAGCAGCAGCGGGTCATCGAAGGGAGAAAGCGTCTGCGTCAAAAGCTCGACGCGATTGGCGATCGCGGTACCACCGCCGTGCAGGCCGTGCGGGACGGCAAGCCGCTGCCCGATCCGTACACCTGGGACGACAAGTACTGGGCCCTGGCCGCGACGCTGATTACCGTCGCCCTGCTCTATCGGGGTCGCTACGGATTGATTCAGAACATCACAACCGTCCTCGTGGTCATGTTCACCTTCGTGACTATCGGCAACTGTCTCGCGCTGCAGTCCACGGCGGAATGGAGCCTGTCCTGGTCCGAGATTTCGCAGGGGCTCAGCTTCGGTCTTCCTCCCACGACCGAAGGGATGCGTCCGCTGGCGACCGCGCTGGCGACGTTCGGAATCATCGGAGTGGGAGCCGCGGAACTGGTCTCCTATCCGTATTGGTGCCTGGAGAAAGGCTATGCTCTGCGCACCGGTCCACACGATGGCTCGGAGGCCTGGTATCGCCGCGCTAAAGGCTGGTTGCGGGTGATGCACATCGACGTGTTTCTTTCAATGATCGTTTACACACTGGCGACGGTCGCCTTCTACATGGTCGGCGTGACCGTGCTGTATCGATACGGTCTCGATCCGGAAGGCATGCGAATGACGAGCACTCTGGCCGAAGCCTACGTGCCGATTTTCGGGGACTACGCACGCTGGCTGTTCCTGATCGGTGCCATCGCTGTGCTTTACTCCACGTTCCTGGTTGCTAACGCCAGCCACACTCGGACTTATACTGACCTTTTTAAATTAGTGGGGTGGATTCCCCGAGGCGATCGGGAAAAGCACTGGCGATCGATCTCGACGCTCGGCTGCATCCTCCCGGTCCTCTGCCTGACCATCTTCTGCATGAACGTGAAACCGGACCTGGCAGTCCTGGCAGCCGGTATCATGCAGGCACTGCTGCTGCCGATGCTGGGGATCGGTGCCCTCTTCTTCCGTTACTGGCAGACTGAAGAACGACTTAAGCCATCGCTTCTGTTCGACATTTGCCTGCTGGCCTCCTGTATCGGATTTCTGATTACCGGCGGCTGGGGCGTGTACGAAAACGTGCTCCCTCTGTTCTCCAACGCCTTCTAG
- a CDS encoding ferredoxin family protein, with the protein MPHIVCEPCNNCKYTDCVVVCPVECFYEGETMVYIHPDECIDCEACVPECPVEAIFHEDNVPDEWNSFIELNADKSKELPVITEKKEPLAEG; encoded by the coding sequence ATGCCTCATATCGTTTGCGAACCCTGTAATAACTGCAAGTACACCGATTGCGTCGTTGTCTGCCCGGTAGAATGCTTCTACGAAGGCGAGACAATGGTCTACATCCATCCGGATGAATGCATCGATTGTGAGGCCTGCGTTCCCGAGTGCCCCGTTGAGGCGATCTTCCACGAAGACAACGTGCCCGACGAGTGGAACAGCTTCATCGAGCTCAACGCCGATAAGAGCAAGGAACTGCCGGTCATTACCGAGAAGAAAGAGCCGCTCGCCGAAGGTTAA
- a CDS encoding aspartate kinase: MSIIVQKFGGTSVASAEKIRNAARRAVAAHQNGHQVVVVVSARGKKTDELIGLAAEITERPSPREMDVLLSTGEQETIALMSMAIHALGEKAISLTGPQIGIVTDEASTKARIRQIDTSRLHSYLEAGNIVVAAGFQGMDQHGNITTLGRGGSDTTATALAAVLSASLCEIYTDVEGVFTTDPRIVPDARQVPKISYDEMLELASLGAGVMHSRSIEFAKKYRVPLRVRPSFNDGAGTLIAMEPEDPAPVVTGVALVKDELRVSLRGVPDRPGVMSLIFTKMAARKIPLDLVVQDIADSGIAEISFTVPRADFADALTAAGEAVEELGEGTVHHGTQLAKVSIVGSGMQTHSGVAAQLFQTIADAGINVLMISTGDIKISALIEADHAIDAVKAIHKSFALDQVKNITPPLGSTLPGAATEAIQVDEKRERQVVLQLANMEDIVVSDVIVDTNQARVTILNLADEPGIAAGLFTLVARGGVMIDMIVQNVSQQGRTNITFTVPRGDLQKCLELVRGAIDLSDGVTLNWDEEIAKVSVAGIGLRSHTGVGQKMFHALAENDINILLVGTSEMRMTAVIRRDQAEKAEKALTAMFLNAVATT; the protein is encoded by the coding sequence GTGTCGATCATTGTTCAGAAATTCGGCGGAACGAGCGTTGCGTCCGCCGAGAAAATTCGAAACGCAGCTCGTCGGGCTGTCGCGGCTCATCAGAACGGACATCAGGTTGTGGTCGTTGTCAGTGCCCGCGGCAAGAAGACCGATGAACTGATCGGCCTGGCTGCGGAGATCACCGAGCGTCCATCCCCTCGCGAAATGGATGTGCTGCTGAGCACCGGCGAGCAGGAAACGATCGCCCTGATGTCGATGGCCATTCACGCTCTGGGCGAGAAGGCGATCAGTCTGACAGGCCCCCAGATCGGCATCGTCACCGACGAGGCGAGCACCAAGGCTCGGATCCGGCAGATCGACACCAGCCGCCTGCACAGCTATCTCGAAGCGGGCAACATTGTCGTCGCCGCCGGCTTTCAGGGGATGGATCAGCACGGAAACATCACCACGCTCGGTCGCGGGGGAAGTGATACCACGGCGACCGCCCTGGCAGCCGTTCTCAGCGCCTCGCTCTGTGAGATCTATACCGACGTCGAAGGTGTTTTCACGACCGATCCGCGGATCGTGCCCGATGCCCGTCAGGTGCCCAAGATTTCCTACGACGAAATGCTTGAACTGGCCAGCCTCGGTGCAGGGGTCATGCATTCCCGATCGATCGAGTTCGCCAAGAAGTACCGCGTTCCTTTGAGAGTGCGGCCGTCATTCAACGACGGAGCAGGAACTCTGATCGCGATGGAACCGGAAGATCCCGCACCCGTTGTGACCGGAGTCGCTCTGGTGAAGGACGAACTTCGCGTCAGTCTTCGTGGCGTTCCCGACCGACCGGGCGTTATGAGTCTGATCTTCACGAAGATGGCGGCTCGGAAGATTCCGCTCGATCTGGTCGTTCAGGATATCGCCGACTCAGGCATTGCCGAAATTTCGTTCACAGTTCCCCGCGCCGACTTTGCCGATGCCCTGACCGCAGCTGGCGAAGCCGTTGAAGAACTCGGGGAGGGAACGGTCCACCACGGGACGCAGCTCGCGAAGGTCTCCATCGTTGGCAGCGGCATGCAGACGCATTCTGGCGTCGCCGCTCAGCTCTTCCAGACGATCGCCGACGCCGGCATCAACGTGCTGATGATCTCCACGGGCGACATCAAAATTTCTGCTCTGATCGAAGCGGATCACGCGATCGATGCCGTCAAGGCGATCCACAAGAGCTTTGCGCTGGATCAGGTCAAGAATATTACGCCTCCGCTCGGATCGACTCTGCCTGGGGCAGCGACCGAAGCGATTCAGGTCGACGAAAAACGCGAGCGTCAGGTCGTTCTTCAGCTCGCCAATATGGAAGACATCGTTGTCAGTGATGTCATCGTCGACACGAACCAGGCCCGTGTGACGATCCTGAATCTGGCCGACGAACCGGGGATTGCTGCCGGCCTGTTCACCCTGGTCGCTCGTGGCGGCGTCATGATTGACATGATTGTCCAGAACGTGAGCCAGCAGGGGCGGACGAACATTACGTTCACGGTCCCGCGGGGCGATCTGCAGAAGTGTCTTGAGCTAGTCCGGGGAGCGATCGACCTCTCCGATGGCGTCACTCTCAACTGGGACGAAGAAATTGCCAAAGTGTCCGTTGCAGGAATCGGCCTCCGCAGCCATACCGGCGTCGGGCAGAAGATGTTCCATGCTCTGGCAGAGAACGATATCAATATTCTGCTTGTAGGCACCAGCGAAATGCGGATGACGGCGGTCATCAGGCGGGATCAGGCCGAAAAGGCGGAGAAAGCACTCACGGCCATGTTCCTGAACGCGGTGGCGACCACTTAG
- a CDS encoding DUF1559 domain-containing protein: MSARTSQLSPRRRWAFTLIELLVVIAIIAILVALLLPAVQQAREAARRSSCKNNLKQLGLALHNYHDTYTMFPQGQFYIQGGSSWHGHSAWVSLLPNLEQGAIFDQWDNSLHCYSGINNTLRQNNLSAFRCPSDTDFGSGGGPGNNYAGCAGSTWNIWTGADTHGVITRRNCIGMRDILDGTSNVIMVGEILTGDGNQGRVSDSDIVRLGTAPTFADPEFITEAELNTAGAAIDAEDPAAAGSYSNCGRDWAAGHAYQTMFNTAAPPNWKHRSAAFGGGFGECADRSGLYVSRSRHQGGVQAGLADGSVRFISENVDLMTWHRLGVRDDGEVLGEF; the protein is encoded by the coding sequence ATGAGTGCGCGAACTTCGCAATTGAGCCCTCGGCGCAGGTGGGCATTTACGTTGATCGAGCTGCTGGTGGTCATCGCGATCATCGCCATTCTGGTGGCACTGCTGCTGCCGGCCGTTCAACAGGCACGTGAAGCTGCTCGCCGCAGCTCCTGCAAGAACAACCTGAAGCAGCTGGGCCTCGCGCTGCACAACTATCACGACACCTACACGATGTTCCCTCAGGGGCAGTTCTACATTCAGGGTGGTTCCAGCTGGCACGGCCACAGTGCCTGGGTCTCGCTGCTGCCGAATCTGGAGCAGGGCGCGATCTTTGATCAGTGGGATAACTCACTGCATTGCTACAGCGGGATTAACAACACGCTGCGTCAGAACAATCTGTCGGCCTTCCGTTGTCCGTCCGATACCGACTTCGGTTCCGGCGGCGGTCCGGGTAACAACTACGCCGGCTGTGCAGGTTCGACCTGGAACATCTGGACGGGAGCCGATACGCACGGTGTGATTACCCGTCGTAACTGCATTGGAATGCGGGACATCCTCGACGGGACCTCGAACGTCATTATGGTTGGTGAGATCCTGACCGGTGACGGCAACCAGGGACGCGTTTCCGACAGCGACATCGTTCGCCTGGGAACAGCTCCGACCTTCGCCGATCCTGAGTTCATCACCGAGGCGGAACTCAACACCGCCGGTGCGGCGATTGATGCCGAAGACCCCGCTGCCGCTGGCTCTTACAGCAACTGTGGCCGCGACTGGGCCGCAGGGCACGCGTATCAGACGATGTTCAACACGGCTGCTCCGCCAAACTGGAAGCACCGTTCCGCAGCCTTCGGGGGCGGATTCGGTGAATGTGCCGACCGCAGCGGGCTGTACGTTTCCCGAAGTCGTCACCAGGGCGGCGTTCAGGCCGGTCTGGCCGATGGTTCGGTCCGCTTCATCTCCGAAAACGTCGACCTGATGACATGGCATCGTCTCGGCGTTCGCGACGACGGCGAAGTGCTGGGCGAATTCTAA
- a CDS encoding glycosyltransferase, giving the protein MQAPRRVLFIAYQFPPSGGIGVHRVVKFTKYLPDFGWESSVLTVANPSVPLKDESLLRDVPASTEIVRARTLEPSYEFKERFSGSRKKTAAARTPSTDPGPSKPSLSPARLIKGLARGAANLVFQPDMQVLWGPNAYRAGCELLRRKQHDVIVATAPPFSSFLVGARLSKKFGIPLVLDYRDEWGISNTYWENKQQSRLSQRIQQRMQSRLLRQATMAIATTPSSRQSVKNSAIAAGTSLRCEYIYNGFDPEDFTAAAGSRKDYGNGRDLFRLAYVGTLWNLNPIEPLVKAIEQLHQTSPLLLSQLELVIAGRRTPDQEAVLDRLTNTGCRLVRLPFISHDEAVRLMQTSDCLTLLNAPVPGAERIVNGKIFEYLACEKPFLLISPQGDMWDMTADCPYALPCDPLKPEQIALSLATEMERHQAGIPRERAIWSPAAHGRRQRAEQLAAILDGLTGANSDFARDKKPHSENAVDTLISR; this is encoded by the coding sequence GTGCAGGCACCACGGAGAGTTCTATTTATCGCCTATCAGTTTCCGCCGTCGGGGGGAATTGGCGTCCATCGCGTGGTGAAGTTCACCAAGTATCTTCCCGACTTCGGCTGGGAGAGCTCGGTGCTCACCGTCGCCAACCCCTCCGTCCCCCTGAAAGATGAATCGTTGCTCCGAGACGTTCCCGCCTCGACGGAAATCGTGCGAGCCCGGACCCTGGAGCCAAGCTATGAGTTCAAAGAACGCTTTTCGGGAAGCAGGAAGAAGACTGCGGCAGCACGAACGCCTTCAACTGATCCAGGGCCGAGCAAGCCGTCTTTGAGCCCGGCCCGTTTAATCAAGGGTCTGGCCCGAGGAGCGGCCAACCTCGTTTTTCAGCCCGACATGCAGGTGTTGTGGGGTCCGAACGCGTACCGCGCAGGTTGCGAATTACTGCGCCGAAAACAGCACGATGTCATCGTCGCGACCGCTCCGCCGTTCTCATCGTTTCTTGTCGGCGCACGGCTCTCGAAGAAGTTCGGGATCCCGCTTGTGCTCGACTATCGCGATGAATGGGGCATCAGCAACACGTACTGGGAAAACAAGCAGCAGAGCCGACTCTCTCAGCGGATCCAGCAGCGAATGCAGAGCCGACTGCTGCGTCAGGCGACAATGGCCATCGCGACGACTCCCTCCAGTCGCCAGTCCGTGAAGAACTCGGCCATCGCCGCAGGCACATCGCTGCGGTGCGAATACATTTACAACGGGTTCGACCCCGAGGACTTCACCGCCGCTGCCGGCAGCCGAAAGGACTACGGAAACGGGAGGGATCTGTTCCGCCTCGCCTACGTCGGCACGCTGTGGAATCTGAATCCGATCGAACCGCTCGTGAAGGCCATCGAGCAGTTGCACCAGACCTCGCCGCTACTTCTGTCCCAACTCGAGCTGGTCATTGCCGGACGTCGCACCCCTGACCAGGAAGCCGTCCTCGATCGACTGACCAACACCGGATGCCGTCTCGTTCGGCTGCCTTTCATCAGCCACGACGAGGCTGTTCGACTGATGCAGACTTCGGACTGCCTGACACTGCTCAATGCCCCGGTTCCTGGCGCGGAGCGGATTGTGAACGGTAAAATCTTCGAATATCTCGCCTGCGAAAAGCCGTTCCTGCTGATCTCGCCGCAGGGAGATATGTGGGACATGACGGCCGATTGTCCGTATGCCCTGCCCTGCGATCCGCTGAAACCAGAGCAGATTGCTCTGAGTCTCGCAACGGAAATGGAGCGGCATCAGGCGGGGATTCCGCGCGAACGAGCGATCTGGTCTCCGGCCGCCCATGGGCGGCGTCAGCGGGCCGAACAGCTGGCGGCGATTCTCGACGGTCTGACCGGAGCGAACTCCGATTTCGCACGCGACAAGAAACCGCATTCTGAGAACGCGGTCGATACGCTAATATCCCGATAA
- a CDS encoding glycosyltransferase has protein sequence MNILFLSSIFPDAQNPSRGTFNYETCCALQRAGVDVRVIAPQAWREMMSRKMRHSPVEPTEGLVSHQIPVRYPTYWYPPKILRSKYGHFYWKSIQQALSDTLSGWNPDFILSYWAHPDGDAGLRLAQQLNKPCGVIIGGSDVLVLPQDRSRRKPIMQVLQESDAVLTVSQGLADVVESFDTPSSRIFPVYQGVDTEHFRPADKENARAWLGMDPERPLLVWVGRMVAIKNLNMLLAAAEIKANRGDDFVLCLVGDGPQRAEIEQKIRQKGLDSIVSVIGSVSHRDLPNWYQAADATVLCSHSEGLPNVLRESLACGTPFVSTDVGSIAEIAGDEYSVLVPSGDTEALVDGIDEVLSGHYQVGAESTAVRSWDDMADEIIEIVNSLPATHQA, from the coding sequence ATGAATATTCTGTTTCTAAGTTCGATCTTTCCCGACGCGCAGAATCCGTCGCGGGGAACGTTCAACTACGAAACCTGCTGCGCACTTCAGCGAGCCGGCGTGGACGTCCGCGTCATCGCCCCTCAGGCCTGGCGGGAGATGATGTCTCGCAAAATGCGGCACAGTCCGGTCGAACCGACTGAAGGCCTGGTCAGCCATCAGATTCCCGTCCGATATCCGACCTACTGGTACCCGCCGAAGATTCTGCGTTCGAAGTACGGACACTTTTACTGGAAGTCGATTCAACAGGCTCTCTCGGACACGCTGTCGGGCTGGAACCCGGACTTCATTCTTTCTTACTGGGCGCATCCCGATGGAGACGCCGGTCTGCGTCTGGCTCAACAGTTGAATAAACCGTGCGGCGTGATCATTGGCGGTTCCGACGTGCTCGTGCTGCCGCAGGACCGTTCCCGTCGGAAGCCGATCATGCAGGTTCTGCAGGAATCGGATGCCGTTCTGACCGTCAGTCAGGGACTGGCTGACGTGGTCGAGAGTTTCGACACCCCCAGCTCGCGAATTTTCCCGGTCTATCAGGGGGTCGACACCGAACACTTTCGTCCGGCCGACAAAGAGAATGCCCGGGCATGGCTCGGTATGGATCCCGAACGTCCACTTCTTGTCTGGGTCGGACGGATGGTGGCGATCAAGAATCTGAACATGCTGCTGGCCGCCGCAGAGATCAAAGCGAACCGGGGCGACGATTTTGTTCTCTGCCTTGTCGGCGATGGGCCGCAGCGGGCGGAGATCGAACAAAAGATCCGCCAGAAAGGACTCGATTCAATCGTCTCGGTAATCGGCTCGGTGAGCCACCGCGATTTGCCGAACTGGTATCAGGCGGCCGATGCGACCGTGCTCTGCAGTCATTCCGAAGGCTTGCCAAACGTGTTGCGCGAGTCGCTGGCCTGCGGGACGCCGTTTGTCAGCACCGACGTCGGCAGCATCGCCGAGATCGCGGGCGATGAGTATTCGGTTCTCGTTCCGTCCGGCGATACGGAAGCTCTGGTCGACGGTATCGACGAGGTTCTGTCGGGGCACTATCAGGTTGGCGCTGAAAGCACTGCCGTTCGCAGCTGGGACGACATGGCTGATGAAATCATCGAGATTGTGAACTCACTGCCGGCGACGCACCAGGCCTGA